Sequence from the Pedobacter sp. D749 genome:
TAGGTGCTGTACCTGAAAACTTTACCTACAATGGCAAAAAATACACGCCAAAAACTTTCGCTCAGGAAGTGGTAGGTTTAAATGCCGATAACTATGTAGAACTTTCATCGTTCAACGATCATCCTTTTTACAGCAAGTTTACTTTATTAGTGCCTGATAACTGGTCTTTCAATCAGGTTTACAATGTTAAGGTAAACGAGTTAACCGACATTATTGATAACGCTTTAAAAGGTGGTTATACTGTTGCATGGGCTACAGATGTAAGTGAAAAAAACTTCAGCTGGAAAAACGGTGTGGCTTTTGTTCCGCAAATACCTTTCGCTGACATGACCGTGAAACAGAAAGCAGAAATGTTTAACGGCCCGCAGCCAGAGATGGAAATTACGCAGGAGAACCGTCAGCTTGCTTTCGATAACTATCAAACCACTGATGATCATGGTATGCACATTGTTGGCCTAGCCAAAGATCAGACAGGTAAAGAATATTACATCGTTAAAAACTCCTGGGGAGCAAGTAACGATTATAAAGGATACTTATACGTAACTAAAAACTATGTAAAATATAAAACAACAGCAATTTTATTAAATAAAGCAGGTATTCCATCTGCAATTGCTAAGAAATTAGCTTTGTAATTCAATCAAAATCATTTAAGGAGCCGCAGAAGAAATTTTGCGGCTTTTTTTGTTAACCACAGAGTTCACTGAGTTTTACACAGAGAAAACACAAAGAGGCGAGCA
This genomic interval carries:
- a CDS encoding aminopeptidase C, yielding MINYTKISVIGLALSLSISATYAQDNLVNSLKNNQSENSTASFKFTEVINLSNTPVQNQGSSGTCWSYSTNSFLESEMIKAGKQPVTLSQLFSARNAYVEKGKNYVRMHGAVSLGDGGALHDVINMYRKYGAVPQEVYTGLNYGTKINKTAELGDIEKGVLEAVVKNANGELTPNWVKAYTGVIDAYLGAVPENFTYNGKKYTPKTFAQEVVGLNADNYVELSSFNDHPFYSKFTLLVPDNWSFNQVYNVKVNELTDIIDNALKGGYTVAWATDVSEKNFSWKNGVAFVPQIPFADMTVKQKAEMFNGPQPEMEITQENRQLAFDNYQTTDDHGMHIVGLAKDQTGKEYYIVKNSWGASNDYKGYLYVTKNYVKYKTTAILLNKAGIPSAIAKKLAL